A region of Coccinella septempunctata chromosome 5, icCocSept1.1, whole genome shotgun sequence DNA encodes the following proteins:
- the LOC123313927 gene encoding uncharacterized protein LOC123313927: MAARVFSDHFKKVKDTNLKKLQELKSKYSLLTPSQYNEDFLTNYTDVNIPDEVRMILSLDEKHSFVPDKLPVVNIIKDLEYCIESQQLDSDEKDNIRARSVGIVKNYLTKYQHKKQDILSKKYIRETFEFVKNNQQLVISRSDKGNITVIMSRDEYETEVYKMLDDQNVYLKLQKDPTTKIQNNINKIIKILKENQFISDSEYKNMIKHNSTPPRLYCLRKIHKTTLSLRPIVSCINAPFTNLARYLHNIFIGLLSTSTYSIKNSFSLVESLTDIIVPEDYILISLDVVSLFTNAPLSLVTQLVIKHWNLISCYTVLDKKSFLLLLDTYFESSYFVFNCQFYKQLDGNPMGAPASNSIAEFVMHELFRYIESKLTFRTPLLKFYVDDTIILVPKDKVQHTLDTFNSFHSKIKFTLETEVDGRLPFLDTIIIREGNNLISDWYIKPYNPELQN, from the exons ATGGCAGCTCGAGTGTTCAGTGATCACTTTAAGAAAGTGAAAGAcactaatttgaaaaaactgcAAGAACTGAAAAGTAAATATAGCTTATTGACACCATCTCAATACAACGAAGACTTCCTGACCAACTACACTGATGTTAACATCCCTGATGAAGTAAGGATGATTCTCAGTTTGGACGAAAAACATAGTTTTGTCCCTGACAAACTCCCTGTGGTAAACATTATTAAAGATTTGGAATACTGTATTGAATCTCAACAGCTGGATAGTGATGAAAAGGACAACATCCGTGCCAGAAGTGTAGGTATAGTCAAAAACTATTTAACAAAATACCAACATAAAAAACAAGACATTCTCTCGAAAAAATATATTAGGGAAACTTTTGAATTTGTAAAGAATAACCAACAACTAGTGATTAGTAGATCAGATAAAGGTAATATAACTGTAATAATGAGTAGGGATGAATATGAGACGGAAGTCTATAAGATGTTAGATGACCAGAATGTATACTTAAAACTCCAGAAAGACCCCACCACCAAAATCCAAAATAATATCaacaaaataatcaaaatcCTTAAAGAAAATCAATTCATATCAGATAGTGAATACAAGAATATGATCAAACATAACAGCACTCCCCCCAGACTCTACTGTCTGAGAAAAATCCATAAGACTACACTAAGTTTGAGACCCATTGTGAGTTGTATTAATGCACCATTCACCAACTTAGCCAGATATCTACATAACATTTTTATTGGGCTTCTATCAACATCCACCTACAGCATTAAAAACTCTTTTTCACTGGTGGAATCACTGACTGATATTATAGTCCCGGAGGATTACATCCTGATCTCTTTAGATGTTGTATCCCTGTTCACTAACGCCCCACTATCACTTGTAACCCAATTAGTTATAAAGCATTGGAATTTAATTAGTTGCTATACTGTTCTAgataagaaaagttttttattgtTGCTCGATACTTATTTTGAGAGTAGTTACTTTGTATTCAATTGCCAGTTTTATAAACAACTAGATGGCAACCCCATGGGGGCCCCAGCAAGTAACTCAATTGCAGAATTTGTTATGCATGAACTTTTTAGATATATTGAATCAAAACTAACCTTCAGAACACCATTACTCAAATTTTATGTGGATGACACAATCATATTAGTACCAAAAGATAAGGTACAACATACATTAGATACTTTCAACTCCTTTCATAGCAAGATAAAGTTCACTTTAGAAACTGAAGTTGATGGAAGACTTCCATTTCTGGACACAATTATTATACGCGAAGGTAACAATTTGATATCAGATTGGTATATTAAACCCTACAATCCTG aGCTACAAAACTAA
- the LOC123313928 gene encoding uncharacterized protein LOC123313928 translates to MAARVFSDHFKKVKDTNLKKLQELKSKYSLLTPSQYNEDFLTNYTDVNIPDEVRMILSLGEKHSFVPDKLPVVNIIKDLEYCIESQQLDSDEKDNIRARSVGIVKNYLTKYQHKKQDILSKKYIRETFEFVKNNQQLVISRSDKGNITVIMSRDEYETEVYKMLDDQNVYLKLQKDPTTKIQNNINKIIKILKENQFISDSEYKNMIKHNSTPPRLYCLRKIHKTTLSLRPIVSCINAPFTNLARYLHNIFIGLLSTSTYSIKNSFSLVESLTDIIVPEDYILISLDVVSLFTNVPLSLVTQLVIKHWNLISCYTVLDKKSFLLLLDTYFESSYFVFNCQFYKQLDGNPMGAPASNSIAEFVMHELFRYIESKLTFRTPLLKFYVDDTIILVPKDKVQHTLDTFNSFHSKIKFTLETEVDGRLPFLDTIIIREGNNLISDWYIKPYNPELQN, encoded by the exons ATGGCAGCTCGAGTGTTCAGTGATCACTTTAAGAAAGTGAAAGAcactaatttgaaaaaactgcAAGAACTGAAAAGTAAATATAGCTTATTGACACCATCTCAATACAACGAAGACTTCCTGACCAACTACACTGATGTTAACATCCCTGATGAAGTAAGGATGATTCTCAGTTTGGGCGAAAAACATAGTTTTGTCCCTGACAAACTCCCTGTGGTAAACATTATTAAAGATTTGGAATACTGTATTGAATCTCAACAGCTGGATAGTGATGAAAAGGACAACATCCGTGCCAGAAGTGTAGGTATAGTCAAAAACTATTTAACAAAATACCAACATAAAAAACAAGACATTCTCTCGAAAAAATATATTAGGGAAACTTTTGAATTTGTAAAGAATAACCAACAACTAGTGATTAGTAGATCAGATAAAGGTAATATAACTGTAATAATGAGTAGGGATGAATATGAGACGGAAGTCTATAAGATGTTAGATGACCAGAATGTATACTTAAAACTCCAGAAAGACCCCACCACCAAAATCCAAAATAATATTaacaaaataatcaaaatcCTTAAAGAAAATCAATTCATATCAGATAGTGAATACAAGAATATGATCAAACATAACAGCACTCCCCCCAGACTCTACTGTCTGAGAAAAATCCATAAGACTACACTAAGTTTGAGACCCATTGTGAGTTGTATTAATGCACCATTCACCAACTTAGCCAGATATCTACATAACATTTTTATTGGGCTTCTATCAACATCCACCTACAGCATTAAAAACTCTTTTTCACTGGTGGAATCACTGACTGATATTATAGTCCCGGAGGATTACATCCTGATCTCTTTAGATGTTGTATCCCTGTTCACTAACGTCCCACTATCACTTGTAACCCAATTAGTTATAAAGCATTGGAATTTAATTAGTTGCTATACTGTTCTAgataagaaaagttttttattgtTGCTCGATACTTATTTTGAGAGTAGTTACTTTGTATTCAATTGCCAGTTTTATAAACAACTAGATGGCAACCCCATGGGGGCCCCAGCAAGTAACTCAATTGCAGAATTTGTTATGCATGAACTTTTTAGATATATTGAATCAAAACTAACCTTCAGAACACCATTACTCAAATTTTATGTGGATGACACAATCATATTAGTACCAAAAGATAAGGTACAACATACATTAGATACTTTCAACTCCTTTCATAGCAAGATAAAGTTCACTTTAGAAACTGAAGTTGATGGAAGACTTCCATTTCTGGACACAATTATTATACGCGAAGGTAACAATTTGATATCAGATTGGTATATTAAACCCTACAATCCTG aGCTACAAAACTAA